One window of the Nicotiana tabacum cultivar K326 chromosome 4, ASM71507v2, whole genome shotgun sequence genome contains the following:
- the LOC107806640 gene encoding uncharacterized protein LOC107806640 isoform X1 encodes MAENPNCTIYVGNLDERVSDRVLYDILIQAGRVVDLYIPRDKETDKPKGFAFAKYETEEIADYAVKLFSGLVTLYNRTLKFAISGQDKPSNNSSIATPPPTLNIPSRPRPLHVPYNDKEISPNSVRLSTSCRFSEHQTNFTQVSVPPGVSVNQSNGYRSPYDGYRSHYDGNNYDYGRRVFGDALNSITRSRLGRYDTRNPTSHPSY; translated from the exons ATGGCTGAGAACCCTAATTGCACTATTTATGTTG GAAATTTGGACGAGAGAGTAAGCGATCGTGTACTGTATGACATTCTAATTCAAGCAGGGCGTGTTGTTGACCTGTACATTCCTCGTGACAAGGAAACTGATAAGCCTAAAGGTTTTGCCTTCGCTAAATATGAGACAGAGGAGATTGCAGACTATGCTGTGAAGCTTTTCTCTGGTTTAGTGACGCTTTACAATAGAACATTAAAATTTGCG ATATCTGGGCAAGACAAGCCCTCTAATAACTCATCAATTGCGACACCACCACCTACCTTAAATATCCCCTCCAGACCAAGGCCTCTTCATGTACCTTATAATGATAAGgaaatttcaccaaattctgtGAGATTGTCAACTTCATGCCGGTTTTCAGAGCACCAAACTAACTTCACACAAG TTTCAGTTCCTCCTGGTGTTTCAGTAAACCAATCTAATGGGTATAGATCGCCTTACGATGGATATAGATCACATTATGATGGCAACAATTATGATTACGGTCGAAGAGTATTTGGGGATGCTTTAAATAGTATAACACGCTCTAGGTTGGGCCGATATGATACACGTAACCCGACCAGTCATCCTTCTTATTGA
- the LOC107806640 gene encoding uncharacterized protein LOC107806640 isoform X2, which translates to MAENPNCTIYVGNLDERVSDRVLYDILIQAGRVVDLYIPRDKETDKPKGFAFAKYETEEIADYAVKLFSGLVTLYNRTLKFAISGQDKPSNNSSIATPPPTLNIPSRPRPLHVPYNDKEISPNSVRLSTSCRFSEHQTNFTQVRLLR; encoded by the exons ATGGCTGAGAACCCTAATTGCACTATTTATGTTG GAAATTTGGACGAGAGAGTAAGCGATCGTGTACTGTATGACATTCTAATTCAAGCAGGGCGTGTTGTTGACCTGTACATTCCTCGTGACAAGGAAACTGATAAGCCTAAAGGTTTTGCCTTCGCTAAATATGAGACAGAGGAGATTGCAGACTATGCTGTGAAGCTTTTCTCTGGTTTAGTGACGCTTTACAATAGAACATTAAAATTTGCG ATATCTGGGCAAGACAAGCCCTCTAATAACTCATCAATTGCGACACCACCACCTACCTTAAATATCCCCTCCAGACCAAGGCCTCTTCATGTACCTTATAATGATAAGgaaatttcaccaaattctgtGAGATTGTCAACTTCATGCCGGTTTTCAGAGCACCAAACTAACTTCACACAAG
- the LOC107806640 gene encoding uncharacterized protein LOC107806640 isoform X3, with the protein MAENPNCTIYVGNLDERVSDRVLYDILIQAGRVVDLYIPRDKETDKPKGFAFAKYETEEIADYAVKLFSGLVTLYNRTLKFAISGQDKPSNNSSIATPPPTLNIPSRPRPLHVPYNDKEISPNSVRLSTSCRFSEHQTNFTQGY; encoded by the exons ATGGCTGAGAACCCTAATTGCACTATTTATGTTG GAAATTTGGACGAGAGAGTAAGCGATCGTGTACTGTATGACATTCTAATTCAAGCAGGGCGTGTTGTTGACCTGTACATTCCTCGTGACAAGGAAACTGATAAGCCTAAAGGTTTTGCCTTCGCTAAATATGAGACAGAGGAGATTGCAGACTATGCTGTGAAGCTTTTCTCTGGTTTAGTGACGCTTTACAATAGAACATTAAAATTTGCG ATATCTGGGCAAGACAAGCCCTCTAATAACTCATCAATTGCGACACCACCACCTACCTTAAATATCCCCTCCAGACCAAGGCCTCTTCATGTACCTTATAATGATAAGgaaatttcaccaaattctgtGAGATTGTCAACTTCATGCCGGTTTTCAGAGCACCAAACTAACTTCACACAAG